CCGTCCTCGCTCTGCTGCTCCCTCAACGGCATGACGGTGAAACTGAGAGGACCGACTGCTGTGGAGAACCCGCATATAAACGGTACCGTTTCTTTAAGAATCAGGAAGCGCTCACAAAAAGCATAATCTTTTATTCTAATATCAGGTTACCCTTCTGCCCCACTACAGTTCGGGGTGAATGGACTCCTCTGGGGCTGTTGGCTGAACAGTGTGGCTATACTGTGTACAGACTGGCTGCAGAGACGGTCGTCGCCGTGCCGTTCCTCACTTGTGGTATAACCGTAAAGGTAAAATTCAAAAAAAGAGTTTACCAGTCAGTCTCTCCAGTATTTTTGCAAATTCGCGATGACAAAAATTGACGTAAAATCAACTGATGCCGTcatttaaatgctaattttccacaaaaatagTCAAGCATTGGATTTAAGTAACTAGCTCCCACCTGAAGGTGGGagtatttattatttgaatttgtaCAAAACGTATTTACAGAATGACGCATAATATCAAAACTCAAAGGATTAACTAATGTACTGTGGTAGTTTGGCAGTAGCAGGAATAATTGTTGCTTTGCGACAAAACCGaaccatctttattttttaaacctgcCATAAATTCTCTTTCAGGATGGAAAAAACACACTTCTGCTTAAATTAGGGGAGGAGATTTTCATGTTGGCTTGTCCTAACTCTGCCTTTGGAGAAGTCTCAGCCGCCCATCGGCCTCTGGCTGACAGCCCCACGGATTTCACCAGAAAACTGCCAAAACCAAAACTTGAATCCCTCAGGCATTTACTGTTTATGCCGCCTTTCTACTTGGCTCCACCTTACTATCCTCACCCAACATATCACCATAGTTACTCTGAAAACAAAGAACGGGACACCCAGAGTCGTCCTACTCCTCTTTCTGTGGCTCCGATGGCTGACTTTAGTTCCCAGCTGAACTCTCAAGACCATTACTTTCGGTCTCTTAAAGATGTGCATGAAAACTATCGTACCCAAAAGCCTCTTTCATCTAAAGAAAAGTTGGCTAGTTTGGGTTCATTACATAAAGaccaaaagcagaaacaagTAGCTCCTCTCTTGGATGTCTCAACGAATAGTTTCTCCCCTACAGCTCTCCCGGTTCAGGTGGCAGCTCCTCACACCCACCATCCCAGCCATGATTTTAGCTCCCATTACCACTACTACCATCATCCAAAGATCCCTGTTCCTGGCACACCTCAGGGCCCAGGTCCGGGTCTTCCTGGATCACAAACCTCTTCCGATTCTCCGAACCATCAACCTCCATCCGAGCAGTTTGAGAGTCTGAAAGAGGGACCAACCTGGATTTCTTCACCTGAAGACGCCCAAACGAAGAACAAAGTGACAGCAGTTCATTCACCTTACTTTACTCATCCGTTTCCTTTCTATTACTACCCACGTGTTACAAAGGGTGACGTGAAAAGACTGGGGTTTCTCCATCTAGATTggactgcaaaaacaaacatgtcttcAGTACCTTTAAATCCTGAAACGCAAAGTATTAATCCCGAGCCAGAAAAGGAGAAATCCGATTTTCAGCCCAGTTTGAAACCAAAGCtacaagacaaagacaaacgTTCGACCTCTGTGTCTCCAGCCCCAGAAAGACCAGATCCCATCGCAGTTCCTCTTGACAAACCAGTGTTCCCCACTCCAGGATTCACGTATAACGCAGATCCCTACAAGTACTACTACCATCCGTACTATAACAACTACCTGAAGTATTACGCACCAGTAGCGTTGCGTGGCGTCTACAACCGTCTGGGTCAAGCTTTGTCAGAATCCTTATCGGTACAACAACCTTCCCACTTGAGATATCAAACCAGTGCCCCTCCCTCTGAACCAGGGTACGACATTCCCAGCAGACTGACATTCccctactactattactatcaCTACTACCTGCCTCAGCTGTTCAGATACTACCAGCAGCTCCATCTTCCAGGAGGTAAAGACTCGGATAAAGATTCTACATCTCTGCTTTCCCCAAATGTGGATTACAGTGACCTGCAGAGGTTTCCTCGTGCTTCTGAGAGCCCTCGTTCCAGCACCTTCAATCCAGCTTACTCCAACTATATTGCTTGGCACTGCAGTGGGTTTAATGAGAAGCTGGGTGACTACATGAGAGGTAAAGGATTTCATTAGGAATTGTTTGTTTatgcttaaaatatttatttttgtattttttttagcagtaaaattCTGTAGAGATGTGCTGAGGAATCAGTTTGACTGGAGCTGAATCAGGAAATGCACCATGCATAACCAGGAAATGTTTTCTAGGTGTTAGTTCGGTTGACGTGAACTCTGGTGCGTGTAAGAAAAATCCtgcaaccactaaaatctgactctTCTccagtttacattttgtgaagaaggacgTTGCGCTCATGTTCAGAGGTTTTCGTGTCGTTTTGTTCAGTagctcttggtgcagcgccgccacaggtgaggaggggatcAGGCTTTTCAAAGgctttggttcatttgacacagtgcagtgtaaaagtgaaccacaccagctgaaatgtaacaaatattacaACCGTCGTCCCAAATTGAACTGAGTCTACCAGTTTTATTGGTGTGAAGACtcccataaaataaatttgactttgtaccACAGCCATATGATGCCTTGAAATtagtctctgtctctttaagaactctATACACTTTCTGACACTCCCCCTTCAGCAGGTCATCGCAACAAAGCTTCTCATCATGCCGCTACAGCCGTTCTTAGGAGTACTGTAttttgtatgatgagctcagcagaccagcagctccaccaggtctttgctaattgctgctgccgctagtctggagggaACTGAAGCTCCGAGGTGGAGCTTTGGGAAAATGGGCGGTGCGTTTTATGAGCAACCCTGAACGGTTGCCATTGAAAatgaaaggattttaaaaacgtGTATAAATGGATCAAAACAAtgctccaggtatgtttttgatgagggaatataaagtaaaaaaaataataataatctggccaaaaacataaatatctgGGTAACATGTTTGTGTCCTGAAGCGTTAAGGCATCATGTTTAGATGTTACTCAACCCACAAGGATTTATGAGGATGTTTTtatcaaagcaaacaaaatgaatcaagTAAAATCATTCCTGTTTTCATTCCCTCCTTTCTTCCCCCTCCACATATGTGATCAGAGTATGACTAATCCAAACGGCCCGCCCCACCCTGCTGCCTTGGACCCgtttcagatatttattcaGTAACTGTTTTTGGCTGCCGTTCACACATTTTGCCTCTACCGTCTttctaaggagaaaaaaaacaaaaaacctacCTTGTTGGTACTTGTCCTAAAAACCTAGAAACCAACAGCTGAGTTAGTCTGAGGGTTGtttcaaacacaaatgttgAAGTTAATTTGTAATGACTCTGTGTACTTTGAGGCGCCATGCTAAGCTACGTCTCACAGGTATGACCTTTGTGTGTATTCGAGTCAACAGATGGgctgtgttttgtctttgctgtGCCTGACTCTTTGTTGAATCCCTCAGCGGCCCCACCTGCTCCCTCCTCTGAGGACAGGAAGGCTCCCTGCATGCTGCAGAAGCTTTCCTCAGATCCAGACGTCCACGTTGCTCCCCTGGACGGCTGCAAACATGTAACAAACACTTCTGATGATCTTGAATTCATTCATAAATTGCTgattatgaattttttttttttctgttggcaTAGATGAGTCATTTGCAATTAATGGAGATCAGTATTGCGTAAGAGCAGTAAAACAGgattaataaaaggaaaatgatgtAGTCTGGCTTATGCAATCAGAGAAGAATGCTGACTTGGCATTTGTCCCTCATGCAGCCGGATATCGTGAATAAGGGAGAAATGCTACAATAGGTCAGTGTTGAAGAAGATGGTGGTTCAGAGTGCTTTGTCCATGCATGTTGtcaaattgagtggaaggaaaaagtgtggttcAGGAAATGTGCACATGCAACAGGGGTAACTGAACTTTAGCaccagaaatgaaaatgttgatggatcagattttttaaattcccaGGTGAAACGATGGCTAAACAAATGTGAACACTGATTTATACTGCACTACTCTGTTGTGAAGAATTAGGTctctaatgtttattttcatgcatGTTGAGTGACAAGGattctgtgtgtgtgatgggaatctttaatttaaaaaaatattttcagtcaaGGACTGGGTTTGCAAATTAGCCGGGCTAGAAAAGCCATGTACGAAATGATTGcgttgtttttaatctttaactcTTAAAGACGGTTAAAGTAGAttaaataaacttgagttgCACTGTAGGTGGAGTCGGTGCTTCAGGAACCACCACACACATGTTTTCAGCGCCAAGTGTTGCTTTCCTTGTATTTGTACTCCtgaaataatgatttttcttatgaagaactgaaaataaagaacatttgtaaatggaaagaaatgacGTATGACCACAGGATGGGCTGGGAAACTGGAATTTTGTGTCTTAAGAGATTCAGcctcaaactttaaaattgattaattttccatctgAGTCCAAACTTGACACCAGAGACATAATGAattattattctgtatttttatttattttttgctcttttcttagATGCCTGGTCAGAGGATGGTCCATCAGCCAGAAGTTCACGGTCTCCTATCAGACAGAGGTTTCTTCCCTGTAAGGTTAGCAGTCGCTCTCTAAGTGCAGCTTGGGTTGAATAGTTGATTCTGTTCTGAATAATATCGCTTTTGTGTCTGTCAAGTTTTCATTCACAGTCATGTTGCTTTAGGTTTATTTTTGCATAGCAAATCATTTATTGTTGCATATTTTGGCCACATCTTGCTGGATGCGGTCTAATATGTAATCTCTTTACACTCAGTAAGAAGAAAAGCATAATATAGTgtaatacaaaaagaaaaatcaaacaatttcaCTTGGAAAGGATTGTCTTACTACTGACTCCTTAATAGATTCTGCAGTTGCTGGTACATAATGAAAACCTAAAAGTTTGAAGTGGATAATTTTGTCACTATGATGTTAGCTAAAGCATTAGCATACTGCTTTCCCTCCTGTTGAACTTTTCCAAATCTAGTCATGTTAATGTTACTATGTTGAACTGATTTAATTGGGATTAAAATGTCGAGAAATTTCACAATTTAATCATTGGGGGGGGAATCATGTGGTTTTTAGATGTTCGTTAAAGCTGAAAGGTGTTACTTGGATTTGCATTCAGCCTCCCTGGGTCGGTACATTTGTGGAGTCACTGACTCCAGCTACAGTACAAGTCTTACAGGtttttctaccagctttgcatactgaagtcatttatttatttttatgtccaaTTGGTGCTGCAAAATGATTCAGTCTTGAACGGAGAACATCGAGGAGGCAATTTTCATGTGTTTATATCTGAACTGTGGCTTGAGAAGTATGTAAACCAGCAGTGCCCAAGTCCAGTCCTAGAGGACTACTGTTCTGCTATTGTTTTACAAGATGTCTGTACATTCTTTAAGTCTTAAACTCGTGTATGAATCTAACCTGGGCTCCACTGATCCAAACTATTCCATTGTGACTCTGTTAAATGTTTCCTTGTTGGTAGATCTTCCAAGAACTTGTTTATtcttatttactgtatttttagtACTATAAGCAGCTACTTTTTCCccaccagtgacgtgcggtgaggttcatagctggtgaggcactgacgtcatcagaatcagatttgcaaatagatgcatagactgacagcagtttacaggttatgtttcacttctgcatccttacacatacaaacctttcagctccggcgttggtcttcctttggttattatctcctgcttcgattgaaagtccacttgagaaaacttttttagtgttgtaatgtagtcatccatgtcgaaagtcgggataagcgagaggaaaaaaatcactatctctattataatctatcgctgcacttgacttgcttcccgaatcgtttagcctagctcgctgtcacttactcggcagttgaggagtgaacaagacgaacgtctgggatcttgagcgccccctgccatgaggcaagagaactgcctgcctcacctcgaacctgttctctgccgtttataatcgctcattacacgaaacacgttacacaaacacagttggtgacaaaaagcactgtacattatatacataagctaaactattggaaataagttcacatattaaatttgtttaaaccattttattgacgccgtacagcaacaggctctctccgcttagcagccagcgcagagccaggggttgcgcaatccaaggtgaggcagagctcgctgctgcctcaccggcatcgcttccaagcatttgaatgggaaaataagaaaattcagcgattttgaacaaataaaaatcgaaattggtgaagctacatgaaaaataaatattttttagtacaaaccaccggatgaatataacaatt
The DNA window shown above is from Xiphophorus couchianus chromosome 16, X_couchianus-1.0, whole genome shotgun sequence and carries:
- the LOC114160401 gene encoding uncharacterized protein LOC114160401 isoform X2; protein product: MSTNQPAALHSVLVFWCVEREKEIVSEMYLKLKAYCLGVPLLYTLSTINLSSLVRCEHTAHSFQPTSRSAPHNVRSGVLTTRVPSDPSTTAAGHLAYFSGPRRQNLEGGGWTTTKLPGLGSKRGIGAKMASSSSLAPRYKRGQTEGERLFTSHEVLGGNCSRGTIRRVVPGDFYVTGQLEANPRHGGHQSDSAATVQIRDSRASGTGRHAGGSEESWRKLEPSVECGDDAMTLTVRRKRAVQLLLDQVNGSSMPLLHLPQQCGYSVRSSWKDLTLMAQYDACHIVREDDGYVLPLLWRGIPIRVSCPISQLHLQGEGPSSLCCSLNGMTVKLRGPTAVENPHINVRGEWTPLGLLAEQCGYTVYRLAAETVVAVPFLTCGITVKDGKNTLLLKLGEEIFMLACPNSAFGEVSAAHRPLADSPTDFTRKLPKPKLESLRHLLFMPPFYLAPPYYPHPTYHHSYSENKERDTQSRPTPLSVAPMADFSSQLNSQDHYFRSLKDVHENYRTQKPLSSKEKLASLGSLHKDQKQKQVAPLLDVSTNSFSPTALPVQVAAPHTHHPSHDFSSHYHYYHHPKIPVPGTPQGPGPGLPGSQTSSDSPNHQPPSEQFESLKEGPTWISSPEDAQTKNKVTAVHSPYFTHPFPFYYYPRVTKGDVKRLGFLHLDWTAKTNMSSVPLNPETQSINPEPEKEKSDFQPSLKPKLQDKDKRSTSVSPAPERPDPIAVPLDKPVFPTPGFTYNADPYKYYYHPYYNNYLKYYAPVALRGVYNRLGQALSESLSVQQPSHLRYQTSAPPSEPGYDIPSRLTFPYYYYYHYYLPQLFRYYQQLHLPGGKDSDKDSTSLLSPNVDYSDLQRFPRASESPRSSTFNPAYSNYIAWHCSGFNEKLGDYMRVNRWAVFCLCCA
- the LOC114160401 gene encoding uncharacterized protein LOC114160401 isoform X1 — translated: MSTNQPAALHSVLVFWCVEREKEIVSEMYLKLKAYCLGVPLLYTLSTINLSSLVRCEHTAHSFQPTSRSAPHNVRSGVLTTRVPSDPSTTAAGHLAYFSGPRRQNLEGGGWTTTKLPGLGSKRGIGAKMASSSSLAPRYKRGQTEGERLFTSHEVLGGNCSRGTIRRVVPGDFYVTGQLEANPRHGGHQSDSAATVQIRDSRASGTGRHAGGSEESWRKLEPSVECGDDAMTLTVRRKRAVQLLLDQVNGSSMPLLHLPQQCGYSVRSSWKDLTLMAQYDACHIVREDDGYVLPLLWRGIPIRVSCPISQLHLQGEGPSSLCCSLNGMTVKLRGPTAVENPHINVRGEWTPLGLLAEQCGYTVYRLAAETVVAVPFLTCGITVKDGKNTLLLKLGEEIFMLACPNSAFGEVSAAHRPLADSPTDFTRKLPKPKLESLRHLLFMPPFYLAPPYYPHPTYHHSYSENKERDTQSRPTPLSVAPMADFSSQLNSQDHYFRSLKDVHENYRTQKPLSSKEKLASLGSLHKDQKQKQVAPLLDVSTNSFSPTALPVQVAAPHTHHPSHDFSSHYHYYHHPKIPVPGTPQGPGPGLPGSQTSSDSPNHQPPSEQFESLKEGPTWISSPEDAQTKNKVTAVHSPYFTHPFPFYYYPRVTKGDVKRLGFLHLDWTAKTNMSSVPLNPETQSINPEPEKEKSDFQPSLKPKLQDKDKRSTSVSPAPERPDPIAVPLDKPVFPTPGFTYNADPYKYYYHPYYNNYLKYYAPVALRGVYNRLGQALSESLSVQQPSHLRYQTSAPPSEPGYDIPSRLTFPYYYYYHYYLPQLFRYYQQLHLPGGKDSDKDSTSLLSPNVDYSDLQRFPRASESPRSSTFNPAYSNYIAWHCSGFNEKLGDYMRAAPPAPSSEDRKAPCMLQKLSSDPDVHVAPLDGCKHMPGQRMVHQPEVHGLLSDRGFFPVRLMVGCGAPSDPGEVRTSAEPPPSAVTVVLRIATDASFSSFHPKAQLPISLLQGESVHVELSLLQPADPTLLLLLHSCLAYTLTPHVFWMLFYDRCSSQSVSQLLPSPDPRHIWRIKVSSFPSLPPAGYTYRTPGGPAAPEDPEVYFLCHTELCSTVCGDCGVSCSNGPNTDVTG